Proteins encoded in a region of the Lemur catta isolate mLemCat1 chromosome 14, mLemCat1.pri, whole genome shotgun sequence genome:
- the ANKRD1 gene encoding ankyrin repeat domain-containing protein 1 isoform X2: MMMLKVEELVTGKKNSNGEAGEFLPEDFRDGEYEAAVTLEKQEDLKTLPAHSLTLGEQQWEREKQREAELKKKKLEQISKLENLEDLELIIQLKKRKKYKKTKVPVVKEPEPEIIYKRTALHRACLEGHLAIAEKLIEAGAQIEFRDMLESTAIHWASRGGNLDVLKLLLNKGAKISARDKLLSTALHVAVRTGHYECAEHLIACEADLNAKDREGDTPLHDAVRLNRYKMIRLLIMYGADLNIKNCAGKTPMDLVLHWQNGTKAIFDSLKENSYKTSRIATF; encoded by the exons ATGATGATGCTGAAAGTAGAAGAGCTG GTCACAGGGAAGAAGAACAGCAATGGGGAGGCAGGGGAATTCCTTCCTGAGGATTTCAGAGATGGAGAGTATGAAGCTGCTGTTACTTTAGAGAAGCAGGAAGATCTGAAGACACTGCCAGCCCACTCCTTGACCCTGGGGGAACAACAGTGGGAAAGGGAGAAACAACGAGAGGCAGAG ctcaaaaagaaaaaactagaacAAATATCAAAGCTTGAAAATTTAGAAGACCTTGAACTAATCATTCaactgaagaaaaggaaaaaatacaagaaaacgAAAGTTCCAGTTGTGAAGGAACCGGAACCCGAAATCATT TATAAGCGGACAGCTCTTCATAGAGCATGCTTGGAAGGACATTTGGCAATTGCGGAGAAGTTAATAGAAGCTGGAGCCCAGATCGAATTCCGTGATatg CTTGAATCCACAGCCATCCACTGGGCAAGCCGTGGAGGAAACCtggatgttttaaaattgttgctGAACAAAGGAGCAAAAATCAGCGCCCGAGATAAG TTGCTCAGCACCGCGCTGCACGTGGCGGTGAGGACCGGCCACTACGAGTGTGCGGAGCATCTCATCGCCTGCGAGGCGGACCTCAACGCCAAAGACAGA GAGGGAGATACCCCCTTGCATGACGCCGTCAGACTGAACCGTTACAAGATGATCCGACTCCTGATTATGTATGGCGCGGACCTCAACATCAAGAACTGT GCTGGGAAGACCCCGATGGATCTGGTGCTACACTGGCAGAATGGAACTAAAGCAATATTCGACAGCCTCAAAGAGAACTCCTACAAAACCTCTCGCATAGCTACATTCTAA
- the ANKRD1 gene encoding ankyrin repeat domain-containing protein 1 isoform X1 — protein sequence MMMLKVEELVTGKKNSNGEAGEFLPEDFRDGEYEAAVTLEKQEDLKTLPAHSLTLGEQQWEREKQREAELKKKKLEQISKLENLEDLELIIQLKKRKKYKKTKVPVVKEPEPEIITEPVDVPRFLKAALENKLPVVEKFLSDKNNPDVCDEYKRTALHRACLEGHLAIAEKLIEAGAQIEFRDMLESTAIHWASRGGNLDVLKLLLNKGAKISARDKLLSTALHVAVRTGHYECAEHLIACEADLNAKDREGDTPLHDAVRLNRYKMIRLLIMYGADLNIKNCAGKTPMDLVLHWQNGTKAIFDSLKENSYKTSRIATF from the exons ATGATGATGCTGAAAGTAGAAGAGCTG GTCACAGGGAAGAAGAACAGCAATGGGGAGGCAGGGGAATTCCTTCCTGAGGATTTCAGAGATGGAGAGTATGAAGCTGCTGTTACTTTAGAGAAGCAGGAAGATCTGAAGACACTGCCAGCCCACTCCTTGACCCTGGGGGAACAACAGTGGGAAAGGGAGAAACAACGAGAGGCAGAG ctcaaaaagaaaaaactagaacAAATATCAAAGCTTGAAAATTTAGAAGACCTTGAACTAATCATTCaactgaagaaaaggaaaaaatacaagaaaacgAAAGTTCCAGTTGTGAAGGAACCGGAACCCGAAATCATT ACAGAACCTGTAGATGTGCCTAGGTTTCTGAAGGCTGCTCTGGAGAATAAACTGCCAGTAGTAGAAAAATTCTTGTCAGACAAGAACAATCCAGATGTTTGTGATGAG TATAAGCGGACAGCTCTTCATAGAGCATGCTTGGAAGGACATTTGGCAATTGCGGAGAAGTTAATAGAAGCTGGAGCCCAGATCGAATTCCGTGATatg CTTGAATCCACAGCCATCCACTGGGCAAGCCGTGGAGGAAACCtggatgttttaaaattgttgctGAACAAAGGAGCAAAAATCAGCGCCCGAGATAAG TTGCTCAGCACCGCGCTGCACGTGGCGGTGAGGACCGGCCACTACGAGTGTGCGGAGCATCTCATCGCCTGCGAGGCGGACCTCAACGCCAAAGACAGA GAGGGAGATACCCCCTTGCATGACGCCGTCAGACTGAACCGTTACAAGATGATCCGACTCCTGATTATGTATGGCGCGGACCTCAACATCAAGAACTGT GCTGGGAAGACCCCGATGGATCTGGTGCTACACTGGCAGAATGGAACTAAAGCAATATTCGACAGCCTCAAAGAGAACTCCTACAAAACCTCTCGCATAGCTACATTCTAA